The Trichocoleus desertorum ATA4-8-CV12 nucleotide sequence ATCAGCCAGTTAGCGCGACGCAGCTTGGGTTGATCACCGTCGAGAAACAGCAGTTGTCCGCCTGGTTGCAGCAAACGCCAGCATTCTTGCAGAACCAGTTGCGAAACCTGGGGTGGCATTTCATGGAATAGAAAGGCAGCGGTGATTAAGTCAAAAGTGTTTGTCGCCAAACCCGTCTCTTCTGCCAAGCCATGCTGCCAGGTAATGTCTAACTTTGCCTGTTTCGCTTTAGAGTCTGCCATCACCAGCATGTAGGGAGATAGATCTAACCCAATTACCTCTGCTTGGGGAAATGCTTGTTTGAGCATTACCGTGGTTGAGCCTGTACCGCAGCCTAAATCTAGAATTATGGTAGGTTGACCTGCGATCGCCTGGATCAATTGCTGTCGAATCCAAACTTCGCTAGGTGGAGAGGCAAAGGCGGTAACGGCATCGTAAGTAATAGCGGCGATCGCGTTGAGATAACCATCTGTAATGCCATGAAAGTCTTGGCTGCTGTAGTAGTGAGGATAGGTGAGGTGGGCTTGCCGAAAGCGATCGCTCTCCTGTTGCCAATCAACACTCTCAAACCATTGCAGTTTCTCGGCTCCGATAAAGGTGCTAAGAATCGGTTTTAATAAAAACTGCCCCAAACTCTGAGCGAATTGCATGACTTTACAGGATGCCAAGAAATATCTTTTTGCCTGGATCAAGGTTATCTCGACCGTTCTGATTACGGGGGCGATCGCTCTAGAATTTTGGAATCTCTATGCAAGCTTGACTCATCTCTCTATCCCTAGCAGTCTAACCCCGGTGTTTTGGGTAGAGCGCTTTGCCGTTACCGCACATCTGATCGAGGGAGCGATCGCGGCTGTCCTTGCACCTTCTAGAAACAAATTGCCGCTGCAATACGGCACCTATACTTTTTTTGTTGGCACGGTGGGCTTGCTAGAACTCTTTGCCAAAGTAGACCCGGAGTGACACGTTTGTTCATAGTTAAATGCCTCTCCAAAACTGCGTGTTAAGCTGCCAGCAGTAGCTCTTTAGGGGTTTGAAAGGTTATGAACACTCCCGAAAACCATCTCCCTTTTCAGGTAACGGAGAGCGTGACTCGTGGTGGTACTGTCTTTGAACTCCTGGAGTATAAACCCCTTGCTGGCAGTGATTCTCTGGCGATCGCGGAACAAGTTTATTCGCTGAATCGAGCGGGAGTGCATCTCCGTCAACTCCGGGTGCGTCTCCAGAATGATGCGGTGCGAACCGAGCCAGGGGTGTTGCAGTTTCTCAAGGGCAACATTGAGATGGAAAGCTCCACTGGAGCAGGATCGGGTGTGGGTGGGTTTATGAAAGGAGCGATCGCCGCCGCCCGCACCGGAGAAACCATCTTTAAGCCGCTGTATCGAGGAACGGGCGAACTTTACTTAGAGCCGAGTTTTGGACACTACTGGCTGATGCAGTTGAAGGGCCAAACTCTGTTTGCCGACCAAGGTTTATTCTGTTGCTGCGAAGATGCGGTCAAAGTCGATGCCCACAAGGTTGAGAGCTTTTCGGCGCGGGTAGCGGGTGGCGAAGGACGCTACCAAACCAAGGTCAGCGGTACAGGAGTTGTGGTTTTTCGGATTCCGGTGCCTCGCAGCGAAATCTTAGAGATGACCTTGAATAACGAAACGCTCCAGGTAGACGGTTCCTTTGCGCTGCTCCGCACTGCTGAGGTGCATTTCAGTGTGGAGAAAGCTTCTACTTCTTTTTTGGGTGCTATCACCAGTGGTGAAGGTCTCCTCCAAACTTTTCGAGGCACTGGCAAGGTGTGGATTGCCCCAACCCAACCGCTCTACGCCAGAATGGGCAGCTTATTATCTACCTCCACTCCGATTACTTGACGGGTAAAGTAGGGCGATCGCTTGTGTTGATGATGTTAGCCCTCTATTCTCTTGGGCCAACGGTACTTACAGGCTTACTTTTGGCATCTTCACTTTAGTCTGTCTGATATAAGTGATCTGGAAGTAGAAATCCTGCCATAATTCAAAATATGGCTTAGAGGTTGTCTCATGGAGCAGCGTTCTTTTGAAGGAACCTGGGAAGAAATTCTTCGTTACGCACCCGAACTGGTTGGGCAGCGTGTCAGGTTGACAGTGCTATCCAATGAGAGTTCAAAACCCCAGAACGGCACTACCCTGGATCAAGTCTTGAAAGGTAGGGTAGGTCGAGTTCAATTTCAGCCTGCAAATCTTTCCACACGCACCAAAGAAGCATTCACGGAACTTTTGGTTGAGAAGTACAGGCTACCAGGATCGGAGCAGTGACTCTTTGCGATGCGTCTCCCTTGATTGCTTTGATCAACCAGAGTGACATCAATCATACTCGTTGCGTTAATGCTTTATCCGCTCTTGCCGCACCTTTGGTTACAACGTGGTCATGTTTCACGGAAGCCATGTACTTGCTAGGTCGCTACGGCGGTTGGTCGGCATAGCGAGAATTATGGAGTTACGTTGCTGATCAGATCCTTGTGTTTCACTTCAACGACGCAGACGAGCAAGCAAGGATGCAAATGCTGATTGTGCCATGAGTACTGGCTGACAGTGGATGAGGGCTAGCACTTCGTTACTGTCTCCAAATTCAACACAAATCCCGATATTCTAGTGAAGGCTTTTTTACCTTAAATGCCGCGATCGCACGGTATTGCAAATTAGACAAGATGGACGGCATTAATCAGAAGACCTACGCAGCCTTTAGTGTGGTGCAACATTATGCCCAGTTAAAGCTGCTACAACCTGCTGAAGAGGCGATTCTGGAGCTGTTCCGCGATCGCTGGTCGAATATGAAAATGCTAGATATTGGCGTGGGTGGCGGGCGCACCACTCAGCACTTTGCTCCACGAGTCGCAGACTATGTCGGCATTGATTATTCGGCTGAAATGGTCGCCGCTTGCCAAAAACGATTTGCAACTACTTCTCCAGCGCCCAGAGTTGAAGTGGGTGATGCCAGAGATCTGAGCCGATTTCCAGACAACTCCTTCGACTTCATTCTGTTTAGTTTCAATGGGATTGACTTTGTTTCCCATAGCGATCGCTTAAAGGTTTTCCAAGAGATTCGTAGAGTGGGGAAACCTGGAGGATATTTCTTTTTCTCCAGCCATAATCTTCAGGGACTAGAGCGAGAATTTGATTTCAGAAAACACCTGAGTCTTAACCCGATTACGACCTATGTCAATCTGGTCATGTTCGGCATCCTGCGCTTCATCAATCGTTCGTTTACGCTTGCTCAGCTAAAGATTACTACCCATGCAATTGTGAGGGATGAGTCCCATAATTTTCGATTAAAGACCTATTACATTAGACCCGAAGCACAGCTTAAGCAACTAGAAACCAACTTTAGCGACGTTAAAGTTTATTCCTGGAAAACTGGCTTAAAACTAACCACTGTAGAGGAGTTGCATACTAACTCTGATATGTGGCTTTATTATCTATGCGTGCTCAATTCAACAAATAAATGTAGCAATTAACACATTAATAATAAATACTAACTACGGTCCTCAGGTAAACCAAATTTGGTCAAGCCAAAGCAATCAGTCCTACCTCTACAAGTACAAATAGGTGTAGCTAAGGTAATTGGAGCAAGCATTCCAGAAGATTTAGGACTGCGTTTGCGCCCAATCCCGACCTAAAAGCAGAAAGTTTTGAATTCAACTCAGTAAAAAAATTGTCAAGCCTACTTGAGGGCAATTAATCTGTGAGGAAGATCACAAGTTTAGATGATCGCGATCGCGCTTGATTGAACCAACAACACCCATACTTATGAGTGACTCAACTCTAGCCGAGTCATCAACAGGGAACACACGACTGGCCGACAGAATCCATTGGAAGCTGTCGGTTTTTTGTTGCTTTAGGGCTGATGCAGAGTCAGCGAATGGCACCCATCGTGTTTTTCCACGACAGCTCCTTACACAGGATTTGCAGCGCCCGTTGATCTGGTCCTGGAAAGAAATCGCTTTTGATTAAAGCTTCTAAAACTTGATGAGTCAGTTGCGAAGCGAAGGCACCTCCTGCTCGCAACAGATGGCTGTAGTAGCAAAATTGGGGACGGCCATCTTGTCTGAGGTGAAAGCAGTGAATTTCACTCTCAGTCATTTTATAGACAGGAGTATTGACCGGAACCACAATGCTAGGGATACCATGCTGTCCATAAAGCCCGTCGTCTTGCCGCTCCATCGTGCCGATCAAGACAGTGCCTAGGAGAACGCGCGTTTCATTGATTAGATCAGGGGTAAAAATAGGGTCGGGTTCGCTCGAAAGCCGTGGCCCTGAGTTAAGGAAGTTGGGGTTAAAGAGTTGCGAGTTATAGATTAGCCCTACAGCCCAGTGCCGTTTCTCAGTTTCGAGTTTGACAAAGCAACCAAAGCCATAATCTTCAGGCCTCGGTGGTGCTTGGACGCCCATTTCGTCGTTGAGCTGCACCACATAGTCGCAATGGGAATTGGATTTGACCACTTTGCCGAGTTGCATCTAGACTCTCCCCTTCTGCGAGACCGTTATGAAAATGAAAATTTCCCCACAATCCGTGGAAATCTCTGACTTCATGAGCCAGAAACCTTCACCAACTGCGGGGAAGCAATTTGCCAACTGAGAATCAAACTAAGCGCGTACTAAAATTCACAAAAAACGTCAGATTCACAACTGTGCTGATATTGAAAACTGAGTTCAATGCTCAGGACATGGCTTGAATCAGATAGTCGAAGTAAGGAGTCGCTTCTACAGCGTCTTCTTCACTGAGCAGCGCGAGAGCTGCCCGCTTTAAGCACCGGATGGATTCCACCATGCCAGGAACGGGAACACCTAGGGAGTTGTACATTTCCCGGACGCCGATCAAGCCAATTTTTTCGATGGGTTCTTTGTCGCCGTTTAGCACACCATAGGTGATGAGGCGCAGGTACCACCCAAAGTCACGCAGGCACAACGCCCGCTGGCGATCGCCGTAAGCATTACCACCTGGAGAGATAAAGTCGGGGCGCTTCTGCCACAGTTGCTTGCTGGCTTCTTGCACAATTTTTTTCTCATTCTCAGCTAGAGCGGTAGCAATCCGCATCCGCTGGGCGCCAGTCTTTAGAAATTCGCTGATGTCTCTGAGTTCACCAGAACTGGGGTAGCGGAGTTCGTCGTCTGCTTGGAGAATGACTTGGCTAACTACACTCATAATTATTGCGGTACTTAGGTATCACTTCGTAGTTTAGCGACTATTGGGGACGCAAATAAAGCAAGGAGTCTCCCAATGTTCAGGATGCCTCTGCCATTGAAGAGCCTAACTTGTAGCTTTATGAGAAAGTAAAAAGTTTTGTAAAATTTAACCCTTCGCTATACCTAAAAGTGGCTCAGCGCCAAGTCAGTTATATCTGTAATCAGACTGGTAGAGGGGCGATCGCTACACTGAATAAATATGCCACCTGTAGTACGAGCGTTGGTGTAGGAGTAACAAACGAGTGTTAGAGGCCAACCCAAAAAATATGAACAGTCTCTACGAAGCCGACTTCTATGCTTGGACTCAGGAGCAAGCCAAACTGCTCAGGGCGAAACAGTGGGATCTGGTTGATGTGGCGAATGTGATTGAGGAAATTGAAACGTTGGGCAGGCAGGAGCGACGCGAACTCAGAAACCGTTTAACAGTGTTACTAGGACATCTATTGAAATGGCAGTTCCAGCCTGAAAAGCGAAGCAATAGTTGGCTAGCCACCATTCGAGAACAGCGTCGCGAAGTCGAAACCCTACTTGAAGAAAATCCCAGCCTCAAGTCTTATCTAGATGAAGCTGTGCAGTTAGCCTACCAATCAGGGGTAGATCTAGCAGTTCGAGAAACCAATTTCCCCTACGAAACCTTTCCAGAAGCTTGTCCTTATGCTCTAGAGCAAGTCTTAAATTCTAAATTTTTTCCTATATGAAAGAGATCACAACCCTAAATCAATCTATGAAAGCCCTCTATGATGCCGATTTCTACGCCTGGACACAAGAGCAAGCCAAATTGCTAAGAGCGCAGCAGTGGAATTTGGTTGATGTAGCGAATTTGATTGAGGAGATCGAGTCTTTGGGGAGGCAAGAACGGCGAGAGCTGGTTAATCGTCTAGCTGTTCTGCTAGGACATCTACTGAAGTGGCAGTACCAGCCCGAACTTCAAGGAAGTAGCTGGCAGGCTACGATTCGAGAACAACGCCGCAAGATTAAGAGGTTAATTGAGCAAAATCCCAGTCTGTCTTCCTATCTAGAAGAAGCTCTGCAAGAAGGTTTTGAAGATGGCTTAGACTTGGCAGTTCGAGAAACTAATTTACCCTACGAAACCTTTCCTGAAGACTGTCCTTATCCATTGGAGCAGGCTCTAAACGATAAGTTTTTGCCGAATGAGTAATGCCTATAGTACTCACAAGGAATTGCGATCGCTATCCTGAAGTTGCAAGGGCCGATAATATGGGCTTCGGTCTACTGAGTAAAGTATGAGCGAGACTCAAGCAATTGTATTGACTAAACTGGGGGAAGGATTACCTGCTATTACCCCGCCGTAGCGTTGTGGTCGAGTTTAGTCAGCCGCGATCGGTGATGGTACAAAAATGAGCCAAATCCAAGCGTTACACCAAGAAGCAATGGACTTAGCTGAGAGTGCCTTGACTGCAAAGCTGAGGGGTGATCTGGCGCAATCGAATCAACTGCTACGACAAGCGTTTGAAAAAGAGGCTCAAGCAGCTGCACTGATTGCAAATGATCTAAATGCTGAACCAACTCGTTCGGTTTTACATCGTAGTGCGGCTGCTCTCGCGATCGATTGTGGAGAATTCCAAGTTGCAGAGCGTTTAATCATGACTGCTCTAACAGGAGAACCGCCTCAAGCAATTGCTGAAGAACTTAAAAACTTATTTTTTCAGATTAATCAGCCTCAGCATTTTCAATCAAAAGAAAATCCCTGGAGTGAGAAGGAGAAGTATTTATCTCTGCTAAGGCAAGGTGTAGAAGTTTGGAATAGGTGGAGAGAAGAAAATCCTAATGTGAATCCCGATCTTGGTGGCGTGAGCTTTAGTGGAATTAATCTTGATGGTTTTGATTTCCACAATACAATTCTTTGGAATTCTAATTTTAGTGGTTCCTCACTTAGGGAAGCCATACTTACTAGAGCTTTTCTTCAAAGAGCTTACCTTTTTGGGGTTGATTTAACTAGAGCTGATCTGCGTGGGGCTTTTCTCAGCGAAGCTATATTGGGACCAGCCAATTTATATGAAGCGGATTTGAGTGGTGCTGATCTCTTACAAGCCAATTTAAGTGACGCTTGTCTCTATGGAGCTAGATTACATACAGCTAATCTCACTAAGGCAGATCTCACTAAGGCTAATTTTACAAAGGCTGATCTAAGCGAATCAATTTTGCTATTGGCTAGGGCAGTCTATACAAATTTTGAGAGAGCAATACTTACTGGTGTTTGTATTCAAGATTGGTCAATTAACGAAAGTACAAACTTAAGTAGTGTGCTCTGCGACTATGTTTACCGTAGGCTTGGTGTAGCAGATCAGTTAGAAGAACGCTATCCAAGCAGTGAAAACTTTGCTCCAGGAGAGTTTACTAAACGGTTTCAAGTTGCTCAAAATGTTATTGAACTAGCTTTCCGTGATGGTGTACCCTGGAAAGCTTTTGCCTATGCTTTTAATGAATCAAATATACAAGTGCTTGATGAATATGGTGGTGAGCTTTTCTTACAAGAGTACAAAGTTTTAGGAGATGGATTAGTAACTCTCAAAGTGGGTTATCCACCAAATGCAGACGGAGTTGAAATCAGAACTTTTCTTGAGCAAAGAACTTACGAACTTGAGCTTAAAGTAGCGACTCTTGAAGGGGAAGTAAAAGCTAAAGATTTTGCATTCGAAAAGCTCGTGCGAGTTTTAGAAGCACCAAAAGTTCAAGTCGGTCACATTACTACACTCAACTTTCAGATAGGAGAAACTAACTTGATGAGCGGCGATCGCAATATTTACACTGGCGGTGGAAGCTACTACGAATCTATTAATACTGGAGGTGGTGATTACATTCAAGGCGACTACGTCAACATGAGCCAGGACTTAACTCAGGTAGAGGCTCAAATTCAAGACCTTGTGGAGCAACGGCAAAAATCAGGAGTTACTGTCGATGTAGCTAAACAGCAAGTAGCTGATGATCTTGCGACACAAGCAAAAAGTAATCCGACTATTAGAGAAAAACTAACAAAGTGGGTACAAGAGGCTGCTGGAAAAGCAGTTGTAGCTGAGGTGGTCAAAGAAGTTTTAAAGGGAGCTGCGGCATCGGTGGGAATACATTTGCCCTAAAGAATTGATATGAGTTTTCCCAGGGTGGTTAGATAGCGATCGCGACCAATTACAAATTGTTGTGAGCCAAGCTGATGATTAGCATGCAGACAACATTACCAACAGATGTTTGGGTGTCAGCTACTTGGGAGGAGTATGAGCAGGCGATCGCGAGTCCTGTTTATACCAATGCCAAGGGCTACTATCACAATGGACAAATGAGGATAGAAATGGCACCTGTAGGGCCAAATCATGCAGGTTGCAGTGGCGTTGCCGCACTTTTAGTTAACTTGTTTGGGATTGCCAAAGGCGTACCGATGCGATCGCTCTCTAACTGTTCCTACCGGAAGAGAGACGTGCGAGAGTGTCAGCCTGATTTGTCTTACTACGTTGGCGATCGCGTCTCACTATCGCCGCAAGGAAGCTCAGTAGTGGATTTGGACAGCACACCCGCTCCAGACTTAGCGATCGAGATTGCTGATACATCTTTGGCGGATGATTTAGGGGTTAAACGGCTGCTATACGAAGACGTAGGGGTAGCGGAATATTGGGTAGTGGATGTTCAGCAAGCGCACATCACGGCTTTTAGAATTCTGCCTGATCAGGGAAGCCAACGGATTGCTCAATCTCAAGTATTGCCAGGACTTGCGATCGCCCTCCTAGACGAAGCCCTACAGCGGAGTCGTCAGATGGATAATAGCCAGGTGGGAGCTTGGTTTCTGGCGGAAGTGCAAAAATAGTCGCGATCGCGATCCTGCATTTTTACAATTCAAGTGGGTTGCACGCAACGGGGTTTCTACAAGTCAAAATAGAAAGGTTACTGCGATCGCAGTGATTTGATTCATTAAGGAAAGTATTGTGTCTACTCCCCGAACCACGCCTGCAAACCAGTCCACTGATCCTACGACCGAACAATGGCGGCAAGGGGAGTTGGTAGAAATTGAAATTCATGACCTGACCGATGGTGGGGAAGGCGTGGGTCGCTTTAGTCAGCGAGTGGTATTTGTACCCGATACCGTTCCTGGCGATCGCGTGTCGGTGCGGTTGGTGCAAGTGAAGCCGCAATATGCTCAGGGCAAGTTGATGCAGATCGTCGAAGCATCCCCCAATCGGATTCGGCCTCGCTGCATTGTGGCGGATAAATGTGGCGGTTGCCAGTGGCAGCATATTGACTATGCCTATCAGCTCAAAGCCAAGCGCAACCAGGTAATTCAAGCCTTAGAGCGGATTGGTGGGTTTAGTGAGCCACCTGTAGAGCCGATTTTAGGCGCAGAAGCAGATTTGGCCTACCGCAACAAAGCGACCTATCCCTTGGGGCGATCGCAGTCGGGTCAATTGCAGGCAGGCTACTACCAAAAAGGTAGCCATCATCTGGTGAACTTGAATCAATGCCCAATCCAAGATGCTCGCTTGAATCCTTTGCTAGCGGAGGTCAAGCAAGATATTTATCAGCGGGGTTGGGGCGTTTATGACGAAAAGCAACATCGGGGCAAGGTTCGCCACTTAGGATTCCGGATTGGTCGGCGCACCGGAGAAATTCTGCTGGTTTTGGTGGCAAAAGATGCCAACTTGTCGGGCTTAGAAGATCAAGCGCAGGAATGGTTGAATCGCTACCCTGAGCTAGTCGGTGTCTCTCTCAATATCAACCCACACAAAACTAATGCAATTTTTGGCGATGAAACTCGCTGTATTGCGGGCCAGTCTTATTTGAATGAAAAGTTTGGTGGCTTGCAGTTCCAAATTCATGCCACTACTTTCTTTCAGGTCTATACCGAGCAGGCAGAAGCGCTGTTGCGGAAAATCATGAGCCAATTAAATCTGCAAGGCCATGAGACGCTGATCGATGCTTACTGTGGGGTGGGAACGTTCACATTGCCCTTGGCGAAACGGGTGAAGCAGGCGATCGGGCTAGAACTGCAACCGGAAGCGATCGCGCAAGCCCAACTAAACGCAGAGCTAAACGGCATTAAGAATGTGACGTTTCAGGCAGGAGCAGTAGAGCAGGTGTTACGCACACTAGCTGTGCAACCAGATATTGTGCTGCTCGATCCACCCCGCAAAGGTTGCGATCGCGCTGTGTTGGAGACGTTGCTGCAAATCCAGCCTCAGCGGATTGTGTATGTTAGCTGCAAACCCGCGACTCAAGCGCGTGACCTGAAGATTCTCTGTCAGGAAGGCAACTATCGGTTGGTCAAAGCTCAACCCGTCGATTTCTTTCCGCAAACTGCTCA carries:
- a CDS encoding class I SAM-dependent methyltransferase — protein: MQFAQSLGQFLLKPILSTFIGAEKLQWFESVDWQQESDRFRQAHLTYPHYYSSQDFHGITDGYLNAIAAITYDAVTAFASPPSEVWIRQQLIQAIAGQPTIILDLGCGTGSTTVMLKQAFPQAEVIGLDLSPYMLVMADSKAKQAKLDITWQHGLAEETGLATNTFDLITAAFLFHEMPPQVSQLVLQECWRLLQPGGQLLFLDGDQPKLRRANWLITLFQEPYSKVYAAESVDDWLYAVQFEAIATQSVGWISQLTSARKPTA
- a CDS encoding AIM24 family protein, yielding MNTPENHLPFQVTESVTRGGTVFELLEYKPLAGSDSLAIAEQVYSLNRAGVHLRQLRVRLQNDAVRTEPGVLQFLKGNIEMESSTGAGSGVGGFMKGAIAAARTGETIFKPLYRGTGELYLEPSFGHYWLMQLKGQTLFADQGLFCCCEDAVKVDAHKVESFSARVAGGEGRYQTKVSGTGVVVFRIPVPRSEILEMTLNNETLQVDGSFALLRTAEVHFSVEKASTSFLGAITSGEGLLQTFRGTGKVWIAPTQPLYARMGSLLSTSTPIT
- a CDS encoding class I SAM-dependent methyltransferase — its product is MDGINQKTYAAFSVVQHYAQLKLLQPAEEAILELFRDRWSNMKMLDIGVGGGRTTQHFAPRVADYVGIDYSAEMVAACQKRFATTSPAPRVEVGDARDLSRFPDNSFDFILFSFNGIDFVSHSDRLKVFQEIRRVGKPGGYFFFSSHNLQGLEREFDFRKHLSLNPITTYVNLVMFGILRFINRSFTLAQLKITTHAIVRDESHNFRLKTYYIRPEAQLKQLETNFSDVKVYSWKTGLKLTTVEELHTNSDMWLYYLCVLNSTNKCSN
- a CDS encoding allophycocyanin, encoding MSVVSQVILQADDELRYPSSGELRDISEFLKTGAQRMRIATALAENEKKIVQEASKQLWQKRPDFISPGGNAYGDRQRALCLRDFGWYLRLITYGVLNGDKEPIEKIGLIGVREMYNSLGVPVPGMVESIRCLKRAALALLSEEDAVEATPYFDYLIQAMS
- a CDS encoding DUF29 domain-containing protein, producing the protein MNSLYEADFYAWTQEQAKLLRAKQWDLVDVANVIEEIETLGRQERRELRNRLTVLLGHLLKWQFQPEKRSNSWLATIREQRREVETLLEENPSLKSYLDEAVQLAYQSGVDLAVRETNFPYETFPEACPYALEQVLNSKFFPI
- a CDS encoding DUF29 domain-containing protein, with product MKALYDADFYAWTQEQAKLLRAQQWNLVDVANLIEEIESLGRQERRELVNRLAVLLGHLLKWQYQPELQGSSWQATIREQRRKIKRLIEQNPSLSSYLEEALQEGFEDGLDLAVRETNLPYETFPEDCPYPLEQALNDKFLPNE
- a CDS encoding pentapeptide repeat-containing protein, with translation MSQIQALHQEAMDLAESALTAKLRGDLAQSNQLLRQAFEKEAQAAALIANDLNAEPTRSVLHRSAAALAIDCGEFQVAERLIMTALTGEPPQAIAEELKNLFFQINQPQHFQSKENPWSEKEKYLSLLRQGVEVWNRWREENPNVNPDLGGVSFSGINLDGFDFHNTILWNSNFSGSSLREAILTRAFLQRAYLFGVDLTRADLRGAFLSEAILGPANLYEADLSGADLLQANLSDACLYGARLHTANLTKADLTKANFTKADLSESILLLARAVYTNFERAILTGVCIQDWSINESTNLSSVLCDYVYRRLGVADQLEERYPSSENFAPGEFTKRFQVAQNVIELAFRDGVPWKAFAYAFNESNIQVLDEYGGELFLQEYKVLGDGLVTLKVGYPPNADGVEIRTFLEQRTYELELKVATLEGEVKAKDFAFEKLVRVLEAPKVQVGHITTLNFQIGETNLMSGDRNIYTGGGSYYESINTGGGDYIQGDYVNMSQDLTQVEAQIQDLVEQRQKSGVTVDVAKQQVADDLATQAKSNPTIREKLTKWVQEAAGKAVVAEVVKEVLKGAAASVGIHLP
- a CDS encoding Uma2 family endonuclease; translation: MISMQTTLPTDVWVSATWEEYEQAIASPVYTNAKGYYHNGQMRIEMAPVGPNHAGCSGVAALLVNLFGIAKGVPMRSLSNCSYRKRDVRECQPDLSYYVGDRVSLSPQGSSVVDLDSTPAPDLAIEIADTSLADDLGVKRLLYEDVGVAEYWVVDVQQAHITAFRILPDQGSQRIAQSQVLPGLAIALLDEALQRSRQMDNSQVGAWFLAEVQK
- the rlmD gene encoding 23S rRNA (uracil(1939)-C(5))-methyltransferase RlmD, which produces MSTPRTTPANQSTDPTTEQWRQGELVEIEIHDLTDGGEGVGRFSQRVVFVPDTVPGDRVSVRLVQVKPQYAQGKLMQIVEASPNRIRPRCIVADKCGGCQWQHIDYAYQLKAKRNQVIQALERIGGFSEPPVEPILGAEADLAYRNKATYPLGRSQSGQLQAGYYQKGSHHLVNLNQCPIQDARLNPLLAEVKQDIYQRGWGVYDEKQHRGKVRHLGFRIGRRTGEILLVLVAKDANLSGLEDQAQEWLNRYPELVGVSLNINPHKTNAIFGDETRCIAGQSYLNEKFGGLQFQIHATTFFQVYTEQAEALLRKIMSQLNLQGHETLIDAYCGVGTFTLPLAKRVKQAIGLELQPEAIAQAQLNAELNGIKNVTFQAGAVEQVLRTLAVQPDIVLLDPPRKGCDRAVLETLLQIQPQRIVYVSCKPATQARDLKILCQEGNYRLVKAQPVDFFPQTAHVECVAFLERQV